A portion of the Ascaphus truei isolate aAscTru1 chromosome 14, aAscTru1.hap1, whole genome shotgun sequence genome contains these proteins:
- the CATSPERH gene encoding cation channel sperm-associated auxiliary subunit TMEM262, whose product MSWKDAFITVTFPKKVVLTLMSTLLLILHATVFIKDLYNFTVTQRVDRMNVDYTVVLLVSQVISFYWALLGSIYSLESENSVLSCLALGSLFLNFSVFIGRFALELMTIQYRAEKY is encoded by the exons ATGAGCTGGAAGGATGCTTTTATCACCGTCACATTTCCAAAGAAAGTGGTACTCACTCTCATGTCAACGCTCCTCCTCATTCTTCATGCCACAGTCTTTATCAAAGACCTTTATAACTTCACCGTGACACAGCGTGTGGATAGAATGAACGTCGATTACACTGTGGTGCTGCTG GTTTCTCAGGTTATTAGCTTTTATTGGGCGCTTCTGGGCTCTATTTATTCCCTGGAGAGCGAGAACAGTGTGCTGAGCTGCCTTGCACTGGGATCTCTGT TTCTGAACTTCTCCGTGTTTATAGGACGCTTTGCTCTGGAACTTATGACGATACAGTATAGAGCCGAGAAATACTGA